The DNA region AGCATTAACAAGATATAAAAGATGAGGCTAAAATTGTTTGAACACAATTTGGAAACCTTACCTGAACAATATCTGTTTTGTTCTTGCAACCTCTGCATTCAAAATTGTTATTCTTCAGGTTTGCAATGGCGATGAGGCCACAGGTTTCACACACATGTACTCTATACGCATCGCTCTGATCAAACAGCCTCTCTTTCAAAAAATTAGCAGCACCATGAGCAATCATGCAGTCTCGTTCCATTTCTCCAAAACGCAATCCACCGTCACGTGATCTTCCTTCGGCAGGTTGTCTTGTTAAGATTTGCACAGGACCTCGTCCACGAGAGTGGATCTTGTCATCAACCATATGCTTCAACCTTTGGTAATAGGTTGGTCCTATGAATATCATCGCTGGGAGTGGTCTGCCCGTGTGGCCATTGTACATTCTCTCAAATCCACGCATCTGGTACCCACATTTATGAAGTGCTTTGCTTATATTGTCCACCTAAAGAAACCACCACGATGTGTCAGATTCATACCCAAGTCACAACTAAACAAGGAGCTAAGGAAAGGCAAAGTTACCGTGACATCTGTAAAAGGAGTGGCGTCTCCTTCTTTACCCATGTGAGCTGCCACTTTTCCCATGATGCACTCAATTAGCTGTCCGATCGTCATCCGAGACGGGATAGCATGTGGATTCACAATTATATCAGGAGTAACGCCTTCAATCGTCCAAGGCATGTCCTCCTGTGTGTACGTCATGCCAACAGTTCCCTTCTGACCATGTCTACTACTGAATTTGTCTCCGATTTGAGGAATACGAACTGATCTAACCCTCACTTTCACAAACTTCAAACCATCTGCATTTGTGGTCAATAAAACCTACAAGAAGTTCACCAGTTGAAAAAATTAGAGAACTTCCAGAGCCCACgtttaaacaaaatatgatCGTATTCATAGTTCAGTCCTTAAACATTCTAAACTCATAACTGCAAGAAATACCAAAGTTACCTGATCAACCATTCCAGATTCACTATGACGCAAGCTTATACTGTGATCACGTCTGGTATATCGTGCTGTTTGTCCTTGAGCCTCGTCTTGAGATATTGGAGTGGTTTTCCCAATGATCACATCTTCACCTGAAACTCTAGTACCCTATAccacaaaatattgaaaaaaattgtatgaTACGCTTTATAGCACTAATCGTCTAATCATATATCAGATAtatcctattaaaggaatactAAATCATTTACTTACAGGAGGCGCGAGACCATCATCATCCAGTTTCTCATAAGAACCATGTCGCATACCCTGCAGCAAAGTTTTAAGTGTTAAACTCCACTAACAAAAAAAGCACAACAGAAAATATGAACCACAAGTGTCTTACCAGTGTATTTACTCTGTCTGGGCGCCCAAAGTCTTCTTTGATTAGGGTCCCCATTCTTTTCTCCTCGTCTCTGCCAGGAAATATATTGCAGTATAAATAAAATGGAACTGAAATCAAATGCCCTTAAGAATGATATATACTCACCTGTAAGACCGGAAGAACAAGGATCGAAAGAAACCACGATCTATTGAAGACTGATTCATAATGACAGAATCTTCTTGATTATATCCAGAATAGCAAGAAATGGCAACAATAGCATTCTacacaacaacaagaagaaaaaaaaacacatttgaGAGAAGAGTAAAAGATGGATTCTGAAAGGATTCAAGCAAAATAAAACTCACAATTCCTGCTGGAAGTTGTCTAAAGTGAAGATGCTCCATAGCTCTTGTGGTGACCAGAGGCTTTTGAGGGTAATATAGAACATAGGCTAAGGTATCCTGGTTGACAGAACAATGATAGCAGTATCATTAATGCATGGAGTATATTATTACAAGCGATGGCAGAAAGAAGAGACCACAAAACATACCATGCGGAATTGGTAGTTGGTGACATATATTCCCATGGCTTGCTTTCCCATAGCAGATTGATATGTATTACGGGGTGACTAATTCATCAAAACGAACAAGTGGCAGACAAAAAGTACACGAGATAGTTAGCATGAATTTGACTTTTAACATAACTAAATTGCTTCTCATAGATAAGTCAATTTAAGAGAGCAGAACCTGGTTATGGTCGGGAAATGGTATGATTGAAGCACACACGCCCAATATCAAAGAAGGGTGAATCTCACAGTGCGTGTAAGTGTCAGAATATGCCTCCTCAGGACGGAGCGTGGCTTGAACCAGATCCtaaaatgaaatgaagagtgAGTTTTCTGTGCCTATGAGTGCCCCAAAAGTGCATTTATTCACATCTTCAATTTTTAAACATTCTGATTACTCACATTGATAGTCATGGATATCATAGTAGTCTCCTCTTCCTCGGTGTCTACGTACTCTATAAACCCCTTTGCGAGTAGTTGATGCCAACCATCTTCCTCTGCACTTTCCTGGGTTATTGAAAACGAGTATTGGTACACTGAAGTTATAACAAAACGTACTTTAAGAACAAAAGACTATAAACTTTACCCTTTGTTGCAGAGCATAAATATCTTTCTTCTTTATTAAGAGCCTCTGATTATCCACAATAAACAAGGGACGACTACAGCGACCATAATCAGTGTATATCCGGAGCTCTTTCAGACGAATATCTCTAACAACGCTAACTTCAGTGTTAATATCATTCTGCAAGAGGAAACTTAAGTATATCACTTGCACAAAAGTAGCAATTTAttgtctaaaatatttgaaaccgTGAAAGAAACTGCACGCAGCTTACCCTTCTCCTCAAAAGTCTCAATGTTTTCACCAACATGTCAGGATTTCGATGGATTCCAACCCACTTTCCGTTGACAAAGATTTTTGTGGCTTTGGGTATATCTGATGGGGATATTTCCTACAATCAAAGTTAAGACCTTGAGTAAACACATGTAACGAAGTGGCAAAGAAACTGACTGTGTTAGTGCTACAGACCTGAAGATTCTCAAGGCCCCATTCTTCCAAGAATATCAAAATGGGATTAGCAGCTGACCCAACTGTAATGTAGACCATGAGCGCCAAGTTTTTCACTAGGCCACAAGCCTGACAAAGCAAATCCACAATAAGAAATGGAACTAAATGAAACCcaaattaaaacatttttagttCTATAAATGCAACAACTGTACCTGTCCTTCGGGTGTTTCAGCAGGGCACATCATACCCCATTGTGAGTTGTGCAGTTGTCTCGGTTTTGCCAATTTTCCTGGCATATAAAACTCCGTTAACATTCAAGTGGGAAAATCAGAACTACAAGTGAATCTAAGCTGCAAGGATGCGGATATAATAAAATGAACCGTGACTAAAATACACAACACCAACTGGACTAGCAGATAAACTGGGGACAAAATAGAACTGCCGGAAAAAGAACAAGGCTTTTACCTTCACGCCCAATAGGAGAATTGAGACGCCTCAGATGTGACAAAGTGGAAGCATATGTTAACCGATTTAGAACCTGGTGTAAGTAAAAGACTTGAGAACCATGTAGATCATGCAATAAACCATAATGGACCAAAACTGTAAACCTAATaaacatatcaaaatattacttgggctgaaaacaaaaaaaaacaaagacacaTACCTGAGAGACTCCTGCTCTTGTTCCAGCAGCGTTTGCCTGGCCCCAGTTCCCAGTAGCAAGAGCATATTTCAGGCCAGAGGTAATTGTTTTAGCCTTAATGGCAAATTGAAGATTGACTTCTTTGCCATTGTCAACGCACTGTTAAAGCGACATGAATCAGACTTCCAAACACAGAATAACAAACTAGAATCAAAGTCCTCGTGGGTTAAGAAAGAGTAAATTTTTAAGATACCTTCTGAACATAAGATCTCACATCCCTCGTTAGCTTTCTGAAAAGCTACAATAAAGAAGATTATAAGTCAGTAAGAGATCAACTAAAAGGATACATAAAActctttaattttcttttcaataatTCATGATTGTGGGACGGTAACAAACCATTCTAAACAGCCCTCCAAGTAAAGGACCAGCAAGATCCAGCCTTTTGTTACCATAATGATCCCTATCATCTTCTGGATTTCGGCCAAGTGCACAACGCAGCAGCCGGTGTATGATAAGCCTGAGGGTTATAGCATAATATGAGCAAACACAAAGCTCTATGAAACACAAAGAATACGAGTGAGTTGAATACGTACCCCAAGTAGTAAGCTTTCGGCGTCTCAAACTCCCCAACTCCTATATGAGGGAACATTTCTCTCTGAAGGATATCTCTTGCATACCTGCAATGATAATATTGCAAACCTTCAGTATCAACATCTTAATAGCTAACATCTTACATCATAACACCGAAGTCAATTGGTTATTATATAATACTTTATCCTCTTTTCCTTGGGTGTACCATGAGGTGCACCACGTGTTCCAATATAGTCAAGGGCAACCTGAAACAATATGAAAATTATCAAACTGAGTACATGATCAATTCTAATTCTCCCAATAACGGAAGAGCTAGAATAAAGATATCATTAGCCAAATGTAGGATCAATGGGTTACCTGCTGACTTTGAATGACAAAAGCTTCTTCCAAGGAAGGCCTGAGCAACTCCATCATCTGAGTATCGCCAAAGTCATAGCATATACGTTCCAATATGTCTTTATCGGCAACAAATCCCAATGCACGAAATACTATGATAATAGGAATTTCTTTCTTGATATATGGAAGTGTACATTGAATATACTGTCCAGATGAACCCTGCATCCATCCATTTACAATTATCTTAGAATTTAAAGAAACTAATAGAGTTAAGAGTATTTAGCTTTCTCTCTTACCCCTTTGGAGCCAGAGAACATACGCACAAACATTGTGCTTGGAGGTCTATTTTGGTTTTCTGCCATGGAACGGACTTCAGCTACATAAGAATACTTATTTGGCTGTCTCTTCTTGAACACATAAACATGGTTCGTACTCATCTTCTCCTGAGCAATCAGAACCTTTTCACTGCCGTTAATAATGAAGTATCCGCCCTGATCATAAGGACACTCTCCAAGCTCTGTCAAATCTTTCTCCGAATTCTGATGCAAGGTACAGTAACTAGACCGAAGCATGATGGGAACCTTTAAAAAAGAAACCTGTCAGAACCGCATAGCAGAAGCCGCTTATATAATCTTGCACAAAAACAAAGTTAATTCACGGACCTTTCCAATGAAAACTTTGGTAAAATCCTGTGTCTCCGTAACTTCCTCACCGTCATGCCCTTTCGTAATAAGGCTCTTACTAACATCGACATACAAAGGAGCAGAGTAGGTGAGGTTTCTCAACCTTGCAGCCTTGGGGAACAAGGTGGCAGTCTCTCCATCAGACTCCGTTATCATTGGTTTACTCACATAAATCTGTCCAAAACTAATCTTGTGGATTGTCTGCAAGAAGATAAAGTTTCATCAGAGAGGTACAGCTAAAATAATACTAACCACATCTTCCTAATGCCAAAACTGATCTCAGCTGCACCTCAAAAATGACAAAAGACTTATTGCAACAAACCTATATAAGATACCAACACACAATTACTCAGCACAGAACTTCAATTTCTGGTGGAAACCCTAGAAAAGAGAAACCCTAGCTACAGAACCTCGGCCAAACCCTAATTGCAACAAGCTAACTTACTGGAGAAGGCAAACCCTAATTGCAACAAAACAGTACACACAAACttcaatttcaatttcaaaACCCTAGCAGTTAGAGAACCTCGGCGAAATCAAATTGGTGGCCAGGATTGTGCTGGGACTCAGGTCGGATCTCGATATCAGACGACTCGTCGACGATCTCTTGCATAGTGTTCTGAATAAACTCATCGAACGAGTCGAGTTGCTGACGAACGAGACCTTTCTCTTCGAAGTAGGCTGAGATGGCGGTCCATGCGTCTTCCTGTGTAATCTCCTCCTCGTCGTCgtcctcctcctcttgtgtaATCTCCTTATCGCCTTTCTCCTGTGTGATCTCATCGTCGGCATCAATGTAAGTTTGGTCCTGTTCGTAGTTCTTCATCTTTGATCTTCGAAGAagagagcagagagagagagatagagagagcgCAGCGAAGGGAGGAAACGTTGAGAATGAGAGCGATTGTGTGTTTGAGAGGTTTATAAAAGATCTTAGAGGGAGAGTCGGCTTTTGCTTGTTTATCCGGTTCGATTCGTTAACCGGATTAAGGggatatttcatatttgtttcctctttttttaataggttttacatttttgtggttttaatgttttctttattcttatatatatatatatatataattaaattttctgaatttttatttataattgtatgcTCTGGATTTAGATATATACTGTATAACATTATTTACCAAATAGTTGTTTAAGTATTATCATCACAATCATTACGACATAGTTTACTAAAAACTGAAATAAATCCTATGTAACTATGATATGACTTAAAGttaaatgatataaaaaatttactacagaaatttaaattcaatttaacatttatattaatattttttaccaATATTAACTTAATCAACTTTTAGAAAGACAAAATGATATAATTGAAAATGTGAAAAAATTacatcaatttaaaaatataattttgtatttacatttatattttcttatattagtCACATACATATGAAAATATACTTGACTAAAAATacaattagaaataaaaaatatttttataatataattaaattgtgTACACGactaatttaaaaatctataataCAATCTGTCAAATTTACTATACtgttttttgaattttacatAATACTAAATAGTTATTGAGATAATTAGCACAAAACCAATGAAAGatatatcccttatatattaattgagaaacatttcgGAAATTAGAACCttagttttatattaattaaaaaaacctCATGTCCTACGTGTCATTCAATTAGAATGTTCAATTGTCATACGTGTCATGATtatattgaaattgaaaaaatgAATGGTCCAATTTGATTTATTTCTATCGCTAGAAAAATTAAATGAGACATATGATATCATATCATAGCTTTTGCATATGTTTATATGATATCATATCATATCTCTGACATCTTCGCTTCTACCAGCTGGAGACTCGCCGATTTCGCAGCCTCCTTATCCCTTTCCTTCGAGTTTCATCCCATGTCGGCGTAATCGGAGACGTGACCGATCCGAGTCGATTCGAGATGAGGCCCGGCGAGGCTTTGGTGGTTCACTGGATGCAGCACCGGTTATACGACGTCACCGGGAGCTATCTCGATGCCGTGGAAATCATATGGAGGCGGAAACTGAGGTTGGTGGCGGTGATGGAGCATGAACTGAGCTGCAACGACGATGGAGGAGGAGGCTGCGGTGTTGTTCGACGGGCttggtccggttttcaaaaccatggcatgatggaggaggaggcatggTTTTGAAAAACTGACCGGACCGGCCGGTCGGACCGGTCCAACCGTAAATCGTTAAGCTAACCGAATCCGggtcaatttaaattaaaccggCTAACTCGGTTAAAACCCGGCTAAACCTGCGACTCGGGTCAGTAAAGAAAACCGGttcatcaaaatattaaatgtcGTTTACTAAGTTTGATATATAAATGGTAAGTTCTTGATTTGATTACAGATTCTTATCTTTTTGTTTGAAAACCTAAAtcatttatttccttttatagttttttatatttttttcttctctttattaTACACATCTATAACAATAATGTTAAGATGAGAGGATGAAGAGTTGATATATTGAGAGAGGAAGAGATTTGGAGCAGACAGTAACTTTGGagagttaccacagtaactttagTTTCACTGTGGTAACTAAGGTAAAAGCTTGGGAAGTTACCTTTCACCTATTTGGAGAGTGGAGCACGCCAAGGGAAGTCTGGTTAAGCAAGGATCAGTGTGGTTAAGGTCTGGTTACTGCTAGagagctttggacaggctggcACAGGCTGGAAAGTTAAAGCAAGATGCCCAAGCATGTGAGGAACCTTATTGGCTAGTTTAAATCAGGCatctttgactacacatgcttctTATCCTTGTTAGAGTGAATGTGGACGAAAATAATGtatcttctctttatatatgcTGTAAACTCTCTCATAATttaattaatgagttttgagtCTTTCTCTATCtagtctctctcttgttcttaatcTTAAATCTCTTAATCTCTATTTAAATCTCCAGATCAGAATTAATCACCctttaatcataaaaatatcatggtatcagagccaggttcttTATAAAGGGGGGAGAgtgatttctttttcaaattattcttgagtgttcttgagtgttcttgagtatTTGATGAGCTAgatctttaaaaaatttgagtttgggtctgttggtgtttcttttggaggatGAGCTTCAAGAGGGTTCCTTTAGATGTTTGATCAAGTCTGGAGAGTGATCTAGCTTATTGTAAAGCCTGGCGAGTGTGATTGGAAAGTTTGGAGAAAGTTTGATTCTTTGTGGGTTGATATCTGTGATTGGTGTGTTCTTGATGGTTTGTGACTGTTATTGATGAAGAAAAACGATCATAACAGGGAAAGGGAGCAGCCTAGATCAGAGACATCAAAGAATGAAgagaagaaagggagagaggatAAGTGTAGTGTGTCTTTCTGGGTAAAGACAGTATTGGAGACTTGTGGGATGTGGAGTAAACAAGTAAAGGTGGGGTCTTTGAAGGAGTTTACCACTGATGGGAGCAACTGTGTAAAGGAGAAGCCTTTGACAGAGATAGCTGCTGAGGGAGATCAGACAGCAAGAGAAACCAGTGAAGATCACTCTAGCCTTGGAGAAAGTACATTGCTTAAGAAGATTGAAGATGTTTATGAGAACAAGATCAATCTCAGGAGAGTGTATGAAGCCAAGGAGGGGATCTATGGAGGTAATGACCATGTAAGGAGGCTacaacacttgtgggatgaactACGAGAGTTGAGAACTTGTGTGGATGGGAATACTACACCAAAGCAATAGATGATATCAAGGCTACTGGTGAGTATGGAGTCATCATATGGATGGCTAGTGGAGATGGTTCTAAAGGGGGAACAACTTCCAGAAATGGAAAGtgagggctcatggaggctaaccgggagtaggagtgagggctTCCGGATGAAGAGGAGAGGCAGAATGGttgctaaggggtttagcaacatgataaggagtagaaagagagttgtgggagagTGCAACTACTCTGCATATATGGGAGAATCTATAGAGGACAGTGGGATCATGAGGAAGCTAAGGAACAAAGGAGAGGATGAGAGAGTTACAAAGGAGGAATGGGATGAGTTTGTAAAGTATGTGTATGCTTTGGCTACGACCCGGAGTCTGGGTGCTCCTGCCAAAGCATCCACATCTAACAAACGCATTCTCATTGATTCTggagcaagtcatcacatgattagtgacagGAGCTTGCTAAGTGATATTAAGAGATCCAATGGGAGTGTGGAGATAGCTAATGGTACTAAGATTCCAATAGAAGGTGTTGGAAAGCTCCAATTGTTTGGTAAAGACTCGGATGCTTTCTATATGCCTCAGTTTGCTTCAAACTTactatctgtgaggagagcaaCAGTGGATCTTAGCTGCCAAGTAGTATTCAGACCAAATGATGTTGAGTTCcaagacttaaagactggaaAGGTGATTGGTAGAGGAGACAGCATGAATAATCTATACCAGCTCCAATTGGAAAAGATCTCTAAGCCTTTTGATGCTTGGTGCTTGAGTAGTACTACTGAGAAGACTGATAGTACTacttggcatgctagattgggtCATCCTCATGCCCGGGCTATTGAGCTGATACTTCCAAATATGTCATTTAATCACTTGGAGTGTGAGGCATGCAtattaggaaagcattgtaggacagtgtttcccacgtcaaAAACAACTTATGATAAGTGCTTTGATCTGGTGCACTCGGACgtatggactgctccatgcttaTCTAGAGACAGCCAGAAGTATTTTGtgaccttcattgatgagaagtccaagtataCCTGGTTAACTTTGCTTCCATCAAaggacagggtgttggaggcatttatgaacttccaggcatatgtatctaatcaatacaatgcatctgtgaagatattgaggtcagataatggaggtgaatacattaGTAATGCATTCAAGATTTatctagccaagcatgggattgtgcatcaaactagctgtccttatacaccacagcaaaatggtgtagctgagaggaagaacatgCACTTGATGGAGGTTGCTAGGTctatgatgtttcatgcaaatgtcccaaagagattttggggagatgctgtgcaaactgcttgctacCTTATCAACCGGGTTCCAACAAAGATATTGAGTGATTTGTCTCCTTTTGAAGTGTTGAATAAAAGCAAGCCTTTTATTGATCATCTACgagtgtttgtgtgtgtgtgctatgtgatgacaCCAGGAGAACGGAGAAACAAGCTTGAGGCAAGGAGtactaaggctatgtttattggatactctATTACtcaaaagggttataagtgctatgatcctgaaGCAAGGAGGGTGATGGTatctagagaagtgaagtttattGAATCAAAAGGGTATTATGGAGAAAAAGAGTGGGAAAATctgaaggatttgtctcaagctccatctgatagagcaacaacactgagagtgatgttggagaGGCTAGGGATAGGATTGTCCCAGGATCCGAAatctggaagaagagagtcttccaaccaGCCTGGAGAAGCTGGaagaacaactcctcttgatcatgagagggggaatgaAACTGAATCTCATGAACCAATgcaaaatcaaggagattcaggtcaacatgatcaagaggccACACGAGaagtagagagtggtgctcagCCTGTTTGGGAAGAGCAGAGAGAGTCTACTGACTCCAATGAGAATGATACTCAGTCGAGTGAAGAGTGAGAAGGAGAATCTAGTGGATCAGTGGAGAGTCAACCAAATGAGCAACAGCCACAAGTAGAGGAACAGGTTCAGCTGCTGAGGAGGAGCACAAGGGAAAGGAGGGAtccttccaactgggtaaacacgagagtgtactacaatgcccaggctgtggagcatccctctcaagctatgtgttcctttgcagagtttcCAGATGATCACATGGCTTTTACAGTAAGtttggatgagagctatgttccaaggacctatgaggaagctgtagccATCAAAGAGTGGAGAGAGTCAGTTgctgatgagtctggagctatgattaagAATGagacttggtatgagagtgagctgcctaaagggaagaaggcagttaCCAGCAAATGGGTGTTTACAATCAAGTTTCACCCTGATGGAAGAATggagaggcgcaagtctaggctggtggcaagaggatttactcagacatatggtgaggactatgttGAGACCTTTGCACCTGCGGCTAAACTTCATACCATCAGGATTGTATTGTCTTTAGCtgtgaaccttgagtgggatctgtggcaaatggatgtgaaaaatgcatttcttcaaggagagttggaagatgaggtatatatgcatccaccaccaggccttgagcatctagtcaagaagggtAATGTGCTGAGGTTAAGGAAAGCTATCTACGGTCTCaagcagtctccaagggcgtggtacaacAAGTTGAGTACTACattgaatgggagaggattcaggaagtcagaattggatcatactctctttaccttaaccactccatcTGGTATTGTGGTGCTGCTGgtttatgtggatgatatcattatcacaggaagtgataaggaaggaatcaaggctacaaaggagtatcttaagGCAAGctttgagattaaagatttgggagaaatgaaatacttccttgggattgagatatgcagatcaaaggaaggattgtttatgtctcaaaggaagtatgtaattgatctcttgaagggagctgatgcatatggaggaaagacagcaaagatgccaatggaggatggttacaaggttccacgtgagggggagattgaggatagcaagccattccatgatcctaagctatacaggaagcttgtggggaagctaatctatcttaccattacaagacctgatgtgtgctttgcggtgaatcaagttagccagcacatgcaagttcctaaggagcaccattggaggatggtggaaaggatcttgatgtatctgaatggaactactggtcttggagtttggatgggatgtaacaagagtactgaggttgtaggctattgtgatgcagattgggctggagaccgagcagacagaaaatcaaccacaggctattgtacattcattggtgGTAATTtggtcacttggaagagcaagaagcagaaggtagtgtcttgctctagtgctgaggctgagtatagagcaatgctgaagcttacaaatGAGCTAGTGTGGATTAAGGGGATCTTAAAACATTTGGAGATTAttcaagcaactccaatgacaatgcattgtgataatcaagcagctatccacattgcttctaactcagtgttccatgagagaacaaagcatattgaggttgattgtcacaaggtaaggcagatgatgatacttggaGTGATTCTACCATGCTATACTCGAAGTGAGGATCAGCTAGCAGATGttttcacaaaggcagcaaggcaaaagacaatggagtccatacacatcaggttaggactcattgatctttcgcctaaggAATAGtctatacactctcctgatcatgtgatctctactctttcctcattaaggttttgtcccaatgggttttctttaatgaggttttaatgagggagatctcatggtcattccaagcttgacttgtttcacatggtcaagcttgagggggagtgttaagat from Raphanus sativus cultivar WK10039 chromosome 8, ASM80110v3, whole genome shotgun sequence includes:
- the LOC108819104 gene encoding DNA-directed RNA polymerase II subunit 2, with protein sequence MKNYEQDQTYIDADDEITQEKGDKEITQEEEDDDEEEITQEDAWTAISAYFEEKGLVRQQLDSFDEFIQNTMQEIVDESSDIEIRPESQHNPGHQFDFAETIHKISFGQIYVSKPMITESDGETATLFPKAARLRNLTYSAPLYVDVSKSLITKGHDGEEVTETQDFTKVFIGKVPIMLRSSYCTLHQNSEKDLTELGECPYDQGGYFIINGSEKVLIAQEKMSTNHVYVFKKRQPNKYSYVAEVRSMAENQNRPPSTMFVRMFSGSKGGSSGQYIQCTLPYIKKEIPIIIVFRALGFVADKDILERICYDFGDTQMMELLRPSLEEAFVIQSQQVALDYIGTRGAPHGTPKEKRIKYARDILQREMFPHIGVGEFETPKAYYLGLIIHRLLRCALGRNPEDDRDHYGNKRLDLAGPLLGGLFRMLFRKLTRDVRSYVQKCVDNGKEVNLQFAIKAKTITSGLKYALATGNWGQANAAGTRAGVSQVLNRLTYASTLSHLRRLNSPIGREGKLAKPRQLHNSQWGMMCPAETPEGQACGLVKNLALMVYITVGSAANPILIFLEEWGLENLQEISPSDIPKATKIFVNGKWVGIHRNPDMLVKTLRLLRRRNDINTEVSVVRDIRLKELRIYTDYGRCSRPLFIVDNQRLLIKKKDIYALQQRESAEEDGWHQLLAKGFIEYVDTEEEETTMISMTINDLVQATLRPEEAYSDTYTHCEIHPSLILGVCASIIPFPDHNQSPRNTYQSAMGKQAMGIYVTNYQFRMDTLAYVLYYPQKPLVTTRAMEHLHFRQLPAGINAIVAISCYSGYNQEDSVIMNQSSIDRGFFRSLFFRSYRDEEKRMGTLIKEDFGRPDRVNTLGMRHGSYEKLDDDGLAPPGTRVSGEDVIIGKTTPISQDEAQGQTARYTRRDHSISLRHSESGMVDQVLLTTNADGLKFVKVRVRSVRIPQIGDKFSSRHGQKGTVGMTYTQEDMPWTIEGVTPDIIVNPHAIPSRMTIGQLIECIMGKVAAHMGKEGDATPFTDVTVDNISKALHKCGYQMRGFERMYNGHTGRPLPAMIFIGPTYYQRLKHMVDDKIHSRGRGPVQILTRQPAEGRSRDGGLRFGEMERDCMIAHGAANFLKERLFDQSDAYRVHVCETCGLIAIANLKNNNFECRGCKNKTDIVQVHIPYACKLLFQELMSMAIAPRMLTRDLKSAKGRK